The Arachis duranensis cultivar V14167 chromosome 2, aradu.V14167.gnm2.J7QH, whole genome shotgun sequence genome has a window encoding:
- the LOC107475898 gene encoding putative E3 ubiquitin-protein ligase RF4, translating to MDKAVDSSGENKQDQGCKNKRKSVHPSVAVASAPTSLIEFPRYELPLELPQSLNGTNPSEVVSDWYRVESEMRMNELVDWNDPIANQLEELLLSNLQAVFHAAIKQIVELGYGEEVAHMSISRRALYIEEGDPVSNIVQDTVNILKGKDVAGSDVVFENFQHLLYYTMLEMISVLREVRPSLTAGEAMWLLLMCDLNISLACSAEDRPSGVVQNGESSSGSSVPQSKPEVQISESDIIIEPTVPKELPHSHQNKSEAPKFGSFQNTPNSQSLLVSEGGKLHKGNASLLVATEKSTGTSVGPAKESKPGSSSKRHNRKEIVALRQKFLHMEKAYRACGKGGFKSGKLTSVSSLVVEKRIKQPSEIPNQQMKCGSSNSTSTKGVHSADAACCVSTNSSSTSNGRGNTGTLPTKDATSASTVVNSTTVSDTTSKPKSEPSSTDNQKILDFCAGIPYDESLGKYVPRDEKDELTLMLIARVQELQFGMQSWNNWTKQKVMQVTERLGKVQSELKALRKEKQEADLYKKDQKLLEENAVKRISEMENAMENTRKQIEHATSAAVELEAENASLKKELDDAKLWVLKSMTSHRQALEREQIVLKQLQSWESQNGLLRDELDGEKHSLSNLLQVLHKEKNLLANIEGRLEQERAVKEKLLAQAASIRKERQQLEAHIKSEEDTIRKRAANDMQKYVDDIARLEKELIELKIKSESEQIAALRRGVDGKNDKFSRTSKNTLTVKENKKSNASQTMVSNRDKMSTGSLRREQECVMCLSDEMSVVFLPCAHQVVCQDCNELHEKQGMKDCPSCRTPIQRRIHARFAGHSRA from the exons ATGGATAAAGCGGTTGATTCCAGTGGTGAGAATAAGCAGGATCAAGGGTGTAAGAACAAGCGAAAATCGGTTCATCCTTCCGTAGCTGTTGCCAGTGCCCCCACATCTTTGATTGAGTTCCCTCGGTATGAATTACCGTTGGAGCTTCCACAAAGCTTAAATGGTACTAATCCATCTGAGGTAGTATCAGATTGGTATAGAGTAGAATCAGAAATGCGTATGAACGAGCTTGTGGATTGGAATGATCCTATTGCAAACCAGCTTGAGGAATTACTGTTGTCTAATTTGCAAGCTGTTTTTCATGCTGCAATCAAGCAGATTGTTGAATTAGGATATGGTGAAGAGGTGGCTCACATGTCCATTTCAAGGAGAGCCTTATACATAGAGGAAGGAGACCCTGTCTCAAATATTGTACAGGATACAGTGAATATTCTTAAGGGAAAAGATGTTGCTGGTTCGGATGTCgtgtttgaaaattttcagCATTTGCTGTACTACACCATGTTGGAGATGATCAGTGTACTTCGCGAAGTTAGACCGTCCTTAACAGCTGGCGAAGCAATGTGGCTTTTGTTGATGTGTGACTTGAACATCTCACTAGCCTGTTCAGCAGAAGATCGCCCGAGTGGTGTTGTTCAGAATGGGGAAAGCTCTTCTGGTTCTTCTGTTCCCCAGTCAAAGCCAGAGGTTCAAATCTCTGAATCTGACATAATTATTGAGCCAACTGTCCCAAAGGAATTGCCCCATAGTCACCAGAACAAGTCTGAAGCACCTAAGTTCGGAAGTTTCCAGAATACCCCGAACAGTCAAAGTCTTCTTGTTTCAGAAGGGGGAAAGCTTCATAAGGGGAATGCTTCTTTGCTGGTCGCTACAGAGAAATCCACAGGAACTTCAGTGGGTCCTGCTAAGGAATCTAAACCCGGGTCTAGTTCCAAGCGCCATAACAGAAAAGAAATAGTAGCACTTAGGCAGAAGTTCCTTCATATGGAGAAAGCTTACAGGGCTTGTGGAAAAGGTGGTTTTAAATCAGGGAAGCTTACAAGTGTAAGTAGTTTGGTTGTTGAAAAAAGAATCAAGCAACCATCTGAAATTCCTAATCAGCAAATGAAGTGTGGTTCCTCAAATTCAACAAGCACAAAAGGAGTTCACTCAGCTGATGCAGCATGCTGTGTTTCGACCAATAGTTCCTCTACTTCAAATGGAAGAGGTAACACCGGAACATTACCTACAAAGGATGCAACATCTGCTTCTACTGTAGTCAATTCTACTACAGTGTCAGACACTACATCCAAGCCTAAGTCTGAACCTAGTTCCACTGACAATCAAAAGATTCTTGATTTCTGTGCCGGTATTCCTTATGATGAGTCTTTGGGTAAGTATGTGCCAAGAGATGAAAAGGATGAACTAACTTTGATGTTAATAGCTCGCGTGCAAGAATTGCAGTTTGGGATGCAAAGCTGGAACAACTggacaaaacaaaaagttatgcAAGTTACTGAGAGGCTCGGAAAAGTGCAGAGTGAGCTTAAAGCTCTTAGGAAGGAGAAGCAAGAAGCCGACCTATATAAAAAAGATCAGAAACTTTTGGAGGAGAATGCAGTGAAGAGAATCTCTGAGATGGAGAATGCCATGGAGAATACTAGAAAGCAAATTGAGCATGCTACTTCTGCTGCAGTTGAGCTAGAGGCAGAGAACGCTTCGCTGAAGAAGGAATTGGATGATGCGAAGTTGTGGGTTCTAAAGTCGATGACAAGCCATCGACAAGCACTTGAGAGAGAGCAGATTGTTCTTAAACAGCTTCAATCATGGGAGAGCCAAAATGGTTTACTTCGAGATGAGCTTGATGGAGAGAAGCACAGTTTATCTAACCTACTACAAGTGCTACACAAGGAGAAAAATCTTCTAGCCAACATTGAG GGTAGACTGGAACAAGAGAGAGCTGTGAAAGAAAAGCTCCTTGCACAGGCAGCATCCATTAGAAAGGAAAGACAACAACTCGAAGCGCACATCAAATCTGAAGAGGATACTATTAGAAAAAGGGCAGCTAATGATATGCAGAaatatgtggatgatattgcAAGGCTTGAGAAAGAGTTGAttgagttaaaaataaaatccgAGTCTGAACAAATAGCAGCTCTTCGCAGGGGTGTTGATGGTAAAAATGACAAGTTCTCCAGAACCAGCAAAAATACTCTTACGGTGAAGGAGAACAAGAAATCTAATGCGTCCCAAACGATGGTTAGCAATCGAGATAAAATGTCTACCGGAAGCTTGAGGCGAGAGCAGGAGTGTGTCATGTGCCTATCAGACGAGATGTCAGTGGTTTTTCTGCCGTGCGCACACCAGGTTGTTTGTCAAGACTGCAACGAACTCCACGAGAAGCAAGGGATGAAGGATTGCCCTTCATGTAGGACCCCAATCCAACGGAGGATTCATGCAAGATTTGCCGGACATTCGAGGGCATAG